DNA from Borreliella garinii:
AGCAACAATATGACCTGACTTATGTCCAATAACTACCTCTTTTCTTGTATTTATCATTAACAAAAAAGGGAAAGCAACCAGCCTGGAAGACCATTTCTTATTACCCAAAAAATCAAACAAAAGTATTTCATCATTTTCGCTTGCAATGCAAAAATCACCATTATCAAAAACTACAGGAGAAGTGGCGGGTTTGCCACCTATGTTAACTTCAAACATCTTTTTTCCACTCTTTAAATCAATAGAAACAACCCTCTCATTAACAAGGGGAATTAAAATGCTAACATTGCCTATGGCAGGATCGCCTAAAGGTGAAAAATCAAGCTTATGTTTCCAAACAAGCCTTCCTCTTTCAATCTTTTGAACTTCATTTCTAGCTGTAATAACATAATAACCATTATCAAAATCTTTTAAAAGAAAAGGATATGGAATTCTATTCAATCTATAAGAATATTTCTTCTCAAATGACATTGTATAAGTAGTCAACCATCTATCTTGTGTTAAAACCGTAATAGTATCACGTTTTTCATCAATAATTGGATTACCTACAACTTTACCAGTTAATGCTTTTTGGAAATATAAATTAATGCTAGAATAAAGCCTTAAAAAAGAAGCTGAAAACAAAAATATAAAAAGTAAGCCTCTCAAAACAAAAAACCTTTTGAGCTTTTAAAAAACTACTACTAAAGCCTAAACCCAGCATTATCACCATAAAGGTTATTTCTCAGATCCCTAATCTTAGCATCATCAATATACTCAGAAAAAGTCATATATCGATCAATTATTCCGTTGGGAGTAAACTCGATAATTCTATTGGCAACAGTATCTATAAATTGATGATCATGCGATGTAAAAAGAACAACTCCTTTAAATTCTTTAAGCCCAGCATTTAAAGATGTAATTGCTTCAAGATCCAAGTGGTTTGTAGGCTGATCCAGTATTAAAACATTTGCTCCGCTAAGCATAGCCTTAGCAAGCATGCATCTTACTTTTTCTCCTCCTGAGAGGACATTTACCTTCTTTAAAGCTTCATCTTGGCTGAAAAGCATTCGACCTAAAAATCCTCTAATATAAGTTTCATCTTGTTCTTTTGAATACTGACGCAACCAATCAACTAAATTTAAATCTAAATCGAAATATTTCCCATTATCCTTATTAAAATATGAAAAATTAACAGTAGATCCCCATTCATAATGACCTTTATAATTTTTATCTTCATTTGTAATAATATCAAACAAAAAAGTTGCAAACATGGGATTTCCCAAAAAAACAATCTTTTGTTGGGGTTCAACAATACTGCTAAATTTATTTAAAATTAAATTCCCTTCAAATTCTTTTGTCAAATTTTTAATTGTAAGAACATTTTTACCAAGTTCTCTTTCGCTTTTGAAATTAACATAAGGAAACTTCCTTGAAGAAGGCTTCAAATCTTCAACCTTTATTTTTTCAATCAACTTTTTCCTTGATGTTGCTTGCCTAGACTTAGATGCATTACTAGAAAATCTTTGAATAAATGCCTTAAGTTCAGCAATTTTATCTTCAGATCGCT
Protein-coding regions in this window:
- a CDS encoding ABC-F family ATP-binding cassette domain-containing protein, whose protein sequence is MITVNNLEVAFGERVLFKDVNIKFSSGNCYGIIGANGAGKSTFLKVLGGMIESTKGEIFIPKNQRVAALEQDQFAYDAYKVIDTVIMGHKRLYSVQKEKDEIYNKLDFSDEDGIRAGELEAEFSELGGYEAESSAAVLLKGLGIDESIHNNLMSDIEGSLKVRVLLAQALFGEPDILLLDEPTNNLDLQSIKWLEEFLINFENTVIVVSHDRHFLNQVCTHIVDIDYGKIQVYLGNYDFWYETSQILNKQLKDAKKRSEDKIAELKAFIQRFSSNASKSRQATSRKKLIEKIKVEDLKPSSRKFPYVNFKSERELGKNVLTIKNLTKEFEGNLILNKFSSIVEPQQKIVFLGNPMFATFLFDIITNEDKNYKGHYEWGSTVNFSYFNKDNGKYFDLDLNLVDWLRQYSKEQDETYIRGFLGRMLFSQDEALKKVNVLSGGEKVRCMLAKAMLSGANVLILDQPTNHLDLEAITSLNAGLKEFKGVVLFTSHDHQFIDTVANRIIEFTPNGIIDRYMTFSEYIDDAKIRDLRNNLYGDNAGFRL